From a single Polypterus senegalus isolate Bchr_013 unplaced genomic scaffold, ASM1683550v1 scaffold_3558, whole genome shotgun sequence genomic region:
- the LOC120520093 gene encoding verrucotoxin subunit beta-like, with protein MAALGRPFQVGMLYDCRTDSLIPGVTLWDLENLKKNLNIKPQKKTQFKVITSDSLDEKTSILNVIASLKASFLCGLIEVDGSAKYLNDTKSSKRQSRVTLHYSTTTRMEQLSMSHLGNQNVDYPEVFEQKSATHVVTAVLYGAQAFFVFDQSSSKEEERQEIKGKLALTITKFISVKAKGDLKMTDEEKKTTDHLNCTFYGDFALDHNPASFQEAMEIYTELPTKLGKDYELTVPIQVWLYPLKYLYSQAAQLVRDISVALVSKSQEVLEEIDEHIMRCNDIMKDSVVNDFPEIGKNTDQFKSILNLFKCNFQRDLASVLPSIRGGGANEKDLADILKKKEESPFKRWAITTWLDKREKEITMLRSFLNQIKERNVNIVINDLNELLYDTRIDNIVCLTFTSLHVCQSYMSEMESYLQAPSRESSDKSSEPSEELIIEKFRQHSRWFIEFAEINQDNETMRFLVHSKPDIDYLGATIYLYQSGQLKNRDFHIPSKPEPLVFDSQTLNAITLKLRCIKSDSEVYRVEYKRTEDEEWETVDTSNKNEIVMITKLRPASTYQLRHRAVCQVGVSQASDTIEVKIPPAKHHAAKLTIKQKCQEIKDGNPGLYLLPLKSEFINNEKKIRKCTFGERTSNKTRKTIMVLGATGSGKSTLINGMVNYILGVEWEDDFRFKLIHEETSRNQAASQTSAVTVYEMNYQDCYKVPYSFTIVDTPGFGDTRGIHENRKLIDQIAEYLSSTHTFQHINAICFVVQNFQAELTQKYIFDSVLSIFGKDIANNVLVLITFADGRRPPVLDAITESNIPFHKDDKGKPFFFRFNNSVLFANNDESNSSDDQMFDKIFWDMGAKSMEKLFMCLEKMDSKSLALTKEVIKERKRLETAVGRIGASN; from the exons ATGGCTGCCCTTGGCCGACCCTTCCAGGTGGGGATGCTCTATGACTGTCGCACTGACTCGCTCATTCCAG GTGTCACTCTGTGGGACTTGGAAAACCTTAAGAAGAACCTCAACATTAAACCacagaagaaaacacaattcaaggtCATTACTTCAGACTCCTTAGATGAGAAAACCTCCATCTTAAATGTGATAGCCTCCCTTAAAGCGAGCTTCTTGTGTGGTTTGATTGAGGTTGATGGGTCTGCCAAATACCTCAATGACACCAAATCATCCAAACGTCAGTCCAGGGTCACCCTGCACTACAGCACGACCACCAGAATGGAGCAGCTCAGCATGAGCCACTTGGGGAATCAGAACGTCGACTATCCAGAAGTATTTGAGCAGAAATCTGCCACCCATGTTGTCACGGCTGTGCTGTACGGAGCTCaggctttttttgtatttgatcaaaGCAGCTCTAAAgaagaagagagacaggagaTTAAAGGAAAATTAGCTCTAACAATAACAAAATTTATATCAGTAAAAGCAAAAGGAGACTTAAAAATGACAGATGAGGAGAAGAAAACTACTGACCATCTTAACTGCACATTTTACGGTGATTTTGCCCTTGATCACAATCCTGCCAGCTTCCAGGAGGCCATGGAGATTTACACCGAATTGCCAACAAAACTTGGCAAAGATTATGAGCTTACTGTGCCCATCCAGGTTTGGCTGTACCCACTGAAATATCTCTATTCACAGGCTGCTCAGCTGGTAAGAGACATCAGTGTGGCACTCGTGTCCAAATCTCAGGAGGTCCTGGAGGAGATAGACGAGCACATCATGAGGTGTAATGACATCATGAAGGACAGTGTTGTCAATGACTTTCCTGAAATTGGGAAAAACACAGACCAGTTCAAATCAATACTTAatctatttaaatgtaatttccaAAGAGATCTGGCGAGTGTCTTGCCAAGTATCAGGGGAGGTGGTGCAAATGAGAAAGACCTGGCAGACATCCTGAAGAAGAAGGAAGAGTCACCATTCAAGAGGTGGGCCATAACAACATGGCTGgataaaagagaaaaggaaatcacCATGCTGAGAAGTTTCttaaatcaaattaaagaaaGGAATGTGAATATTGTtataaatgatctaaatgaaTTGCTTTATGACACTAGGATTGACAATATTGTCTGCTTGACTTTCACTTCACTCCATGTTTGTCAGTCGTACATGTCAGAAATGGAGAGCTACCTTCAGGCCCCTTCTAGAGAGTCCTCAGATAAATCATCAGAGCCGAGTGAAGAGTTAATCATCGAGAAGTTTAGACAGCATTCCCGATGGTTCATTGAGTTTGCTGAAATTAACCAAGACAACGAGACAATGAGATTTCTCGTCCACTCCAAGCCTGATATTGATTATCTTGGGGCGACGATTTATCTGTATCAGTCTGGGCAGCTCAAAAACCGTGACTTTCATATTCCATCTAAACCTGAGCCTCTTGTGTTTGACTCACAAACATTAAACGCCATAACCCTAAAATTAAGATGCATAAAGTCTGACTCAGAAGTGTACAGAGTGGAATATAAGCGAACTGAAGATGAAGAGTGGGAGACTGTGGACacaagtaataaaaatgaaatcgtTATGATTACAAAGTTACGTCCAGCTTCAACATATCAACTCAGACACAGAGCTGTTTGTCAAGTGGGTGTGAGTCAGGCCAGTGATACGATTGAGGTAAAGATACCACCTGCCAAACATCATGCAGCTAAACtcactataaaacaaaaatgtcaggAGATAAAAGATGGAAATCCTGGACTTTACCTTTTGCCTTTGAAATCAGAGTTCATAAACAACGAGAAAAAGATAAGAAAATGCACCTTTGGAGAAAGAACATCCAACAAAACTAGAAAAACTATTATGGTCCTTGGGGCAACAGGTTCTGGCAAATCCACCCTGATCAACGGAATGGTCAACTACATCTTAGGTGTCGAGTGGGAGGATGACTTCAGGTTCAAGTTAATCCATGAAGAAACATCTAGAAATCAAGCTGCAAGCCAGACGTCTGCTGTCACTGTCTATGAAATGAACTATCAGGATTGCTATAAGGTCCCATACTCCTTCACAATAGTTGACACACCAGGTTTTGGAGACACCAGAGGAATTCATGAGAATAGAAAACTTATTGACCAAATAGCTGAATATCTGTCATCTACACATACTTTCCAGCACATTAATGCAATATGCTTTGTGGTTCAGAACTTCCAAGCTGAACTGACACAGAAGTACATCTTTGACTCcgttttgtccatttttggtaAAGACATAGCCAATAACGTCCTGGTCTTGATCACATTTGCAGATGGAAGGCGTCCACCAGTTCTGGATGCCATCACGGAGTCTAACATCCCGTTCCACAAAGATGACAAAGGAAAgcctttttttttcagatttaataaTTCAGTCCTCTTTGCTAATAATGACGAGTCTAATAGCAGTGATGATCAAATGTTTGACAAAATCTTTTGGGACATGGGTGCAAAGAGTATGGAGAAGTTATTTATGTGCTTAGAGAAAATGGATAGCAAAAGTTTAGCGCTAACTAAAGAGGTGATTAAGGAGCGCAAGCGCTTGGAGACGGCAGTTGGGAGGATTGGAGCCTCAAATTAA